The Notamacropus eugenii isolate mMacEug1 chromosome Y, mMacEug1.pri_v2, whole genome shotgun sequence genome includes a window with the following:
- the LOC140516664 gene encoding olfactory receptor 5D14-like: MMNTDSNQSVVTTFILLGFTVYPELKVFLFLVFLAMYIITVIGNLGVILIIRVNPKFHIPMYYFLSHLSLVDFCYSSIVTPKLLENLVIKDKSIFYSSCMLQYFLSSTAVVMESFLLAVMAYDHFVAICNPLLYTVAMSQRLCALLVAGSYLWGMFGPFVLLCFALQLTFSGYKIINHFFSEYTVLISVSSSNIHVPHLLLFGFATFNEVSTLIIILASYTFIFGTVIRMKSASGRRKAFSTCASHLTAITIFRGTILSLYCVPNSKNSRRTVKVASVFYTVVNPMLNPLIYSLRNKDVKQAFRKLIYRNAFSH; encoded by the coding sequence ATGATGAACACTGACAGCAATCAGAGTGTTGTGACCACATTTATACTCTTAGGATTCACAGTTTATCCAGAGCTCAAAGTATTCCTTTTCCTGGTGTTCCTGGCCATGTATATCATCACAGTCATAGGGAATCTTGGCGTGATCTTAATCATCAGAGTAAATCCCAAATTTCATATTCCCATGTACTATTTTCTTAGCCATTTGTCCCTTGTAGATTTCTGTTACTCTTCCATTGTCACACCAAAGCTTTTGGAGAATTTAGTTATAAAGGATAAAAGCATCTTTTACTCCAGTTGCATGCTACAATATTTCTTGTCTTCTACTGCAGTGGTTATGGAGTCCTTCCTACTTGCTGTGATGGCCTATGATCACTTTGTGGCCATTTGCAATCCCCTGCTCTACACAGTTGCCATGTCTCAGAGACTTTGTGCCCTGCTGGTGGCTGGATCCTATCTCTGGGGCATGTTTGGTCCCTTTGTACTCCTATGCTTTGCCCTACAATTAACTTTCTCTGGCTACAAAATTATCAACCACTTTTTCTCTGAATATACTGttcttatttctgtttcttcctcaaaTATCCATGTCCCACACTTACTGCTTTTTGGTTTTGCTACATTCAATGAGGTGAGTACCCTGATCATCATCCTTGCCTCTTACACTTTTATTTTTGGTACTGTAATAAGGATGAAATCAGCCAGTGGGAGGCGTAAAGCCTTCTCCACTTGTGCCTCCCACCTGACAGCCATCACCATTTTCCGTGGAACCATCCTTTCCTTGTACTGTGTTCCCAATTCCAAAAACTCAAGGCGTACAGTCAAAGTGGCCTCTGTCTTTTATACAGTAGTGAACCCCATGTTGAATCCCCTAATTTACAGTTTGAGGAACAAAGACGTGAAGCAGGCCTTCAGGAaactgatatatagaaatgctttttCTCATTGA